The following DNA comes from Bacteroidota bacterium.
TACTTACAGTAGTACAAAATATAATATTGTCAACTTTACCCCCTCATCCAATTGATTATTCATTAATGAGAAATAAATGCAGTAAACCATAGACTGAATAGGTCGAACCAAACGCTTTATATGATTTTCTCCCCAAAAATATGACTTACTTATGAAATTCCTAAAATGGGATTTTTTCCCATTTTAGTTATTTTATTGTGAAAAATGTTTTTGGAGTAAGTTTTTATTTATATATTTGTCCTGTAAGTAAGTCATAAGAGTTGCTTTTTCATGGTAAATTTGGGTAGTTGCTAGGCTTGTAGAATCTCTACAAGCCTTCTTTTTTTCATAGCTTTTTTTTCTTGTCATATATTCTAACATTTGGAATAGTTCCCAATAAACGTTTTTTTCTAAAAAATACTTTGCAGATTGATTTTTATTTATATATTTGTCTGGTAAGTAAGTCATAAGAGTTACTTTTTCATGGTAAATTTGGGTAGTTGCTAGGCTTGTAGAATCTCTACAAGCCTTCTTTTTTTTTTAAGAAAGCGGTTTGACATTAAAATTGATTGAATAATGTTTTACATTAGCAAAAAACTACTTGATAAATGTCTTCGAATTTCACAGTTTATAATGCATCTGCCGGCTCGGGTAAAACATATACCATTGTAAAGGAATATCTGAAAATAGTACTTTCTTCTTCATCACCGTTTAAGTATCAAAATATTCTGGCAATTACTTTTACAAATAAGGCTGCCGGCGAAATGAAGGAACGTATATTTAAGCAGCTGAAAGAAATTGGCCGGGCCGAAGCATTGAAAAATCCAAGTGATCTTTTGTTGGATTTAGAGCGTGAGTTACAAATAGACCGGGTAATAATTTCTGAAAGGGCGAATAATGTTGCCTCAAGGATATTACACGATTATTCCAAGTTTAATATTTCTACAATTGATAAGTTCACGCATAAGCTGATCAGGACTTTTTCGTTCGATTTGGACTTGCCGATTAATTTTGATGTGGAAATGGATCATAATTCCATACTTTCCGATGCTGTTGATGTATTGATTTCTAAAATTGGAAGCAATGAAAATCTTACAAACGCTTTAGCGAATTTTTCTTTGAGAAAGTTGCGGGATGAAAAAGCCTGGGATATATCTTATTCTTTGAAGGAAATATCAAGTGAGTTGTTTAAGGAAGAAAGTGCTTCTGAAGTTGATGAACTGAAGAATTATTCAATCGAAGATTTCGTGGAACTTGGAAAGAGTCTTCGTAAACTGGAAGCATCGGCTATTGAACAACTGAAAAAAACAGGGCATAACGCATTAGAGCTGATCAGTGCTCATGATTTGTCGGATGAGATGTTTTCTTATAAAGCTACTCCCAAATATTTCAATAAGTGCTCTGCCGGAAAGTTCGATATTGAGACACCTAAGCAGGTTAACGGACTTTTCGAGAAAGGACAGTTGTATTCAAAGGCTAAATCGAAGGAGACATGGGCATCTGTTATAGATTCCATTTTCGATGATTTATCAGATTATTATAGTTCAAGCAGAAAATGGGTAGAAGAGTACGGAACTTTGGTTGTACTAATAAGGCTTATTCTCCGAAATATTGATTCTATTACAGTTCTTAATGAGATAGATAAAGAATTGGAAGAGATTAAGAAACACAATAATGTGCTTTTTATTTCTGAATTTAATAAGCGTATTTCTAAAGAGATAAAGGATCAGCCCGTACCCTATATTTATGAGCGTATAGGGGAGAAGTTCCAGTATTTTTTTATCGATGAATTTCAGGATACTTCTGTTTTACAATGGGAAAACCTTATTCCGTTAATCGAAAATTCAATAGCTACCGGAGGGAAATGTGTTATTGTTGGTGATGGTAAACAGGCTATTTACAGATGGAGAGGTGGAAAAGCTGAGCAGTTTATCAATTTAAGTCAGGGTAAAGTTGATTTCCCTTTTGATATATCGCCTGCCACACTCGATAAAAACTATCGCAGCTATAGTCAGATAATTGATTTTAGTAATGATTTTTTCAGGTTTACTGCTAATACATTTACCAACGTCAGTTATGAGGAAATGTATATTGAAGGGAATAAGCAGAAAAGTAATAGTAAGTCGGGAGGATATGTTGAAATTGATTTTATCGAAAAAAACGAATTAGAAGATTTTGATGATCAAAACAATCAAAAGATAGAAGTCGTAATCCGCGATTTAGTTGACGAAGGTTACAGATTGAGTGATATTTGTATACTTACAAGAAATAACAGGGAAGGTGTTTCAATTTCTAATTATTTAATGGAACAGGATATAAGTGTTGTTTCTAAGGAATCATTGCTGATAAAGAATGTGGAACAGGTTGATTTCTGTATTCAGTCATTAAAATTAATTAATTCTAATGATGATTTTGATGCCCGTTTAAAAGCTGTTGAATATCTTATTAATTCTTCTGCTATTGATATTGCTTCAAAGGACAGGCATGATATTTATACCGAGTTTATTTCGCTTGATGCATTCAGTTTTTTTGAAAAACTCAAAGATTACGGAGTGACATTTAGCTTAAATGATTTTTTGAGATTGCCACTATATGACGCCGTAGAAGAGTTTATTAGGGTTTTTGATATCGCAGAATCTGCATCTACCGAAATTCAGTTTTTTCTGGACTTCGTTCTTAACTTCAGTTCAAAAAATAATACCGGTATTAATTCTTTTCTGGAGCACTGGGAAGAAAAAAAGGATAAATTAAGTCTTGTAATTCCTGAAGGTCTGGATGCTGTTCAGGTAATGACTATACATAAATCCAAAGGTTTGGAATTCCCGATTGTAATATTTCCTTATGCTAACTGGATGACGGGAGACAGAAATGCCAGGACATGGATACCTTTAGAAAATGCTGAGGAAAATTTTAATGGAATTAAAAGTGCTCTGGTTCCGTTAAATAAAGAGTTGGCTTTTACCGAAAAGGGGGAGCAAATATATGCCCGACACGAAAATGAGCTAAAACTTGATAATTTAAATTTGCTGTATGTTGCAATTACCCGTCCCGTACAAAGACTTTATGTTATCACTTACAATGATAAAAGAAAAAAACTATCGGAATATTTTTCGGCTTATTTAAAGTCAAGTTCGGAGTATTTATCAGGTAATTTAATTACAGAAAACGATAAATTTTGTTTTGGAAAAAAAGAATTCGCTAAAACTGAAGATAATGCCGGTGTAAAAAAATATGAGCTTGGTAAGCTTAACTCCTATAAATGGACAGATCGGGTTAGAATGAGTTTGGAAGCTCCGAGGTTCTGGAATATCGGGGAGATTACGGAGAGCGAATATGGAAATCTTGTTCATTATACTTTATCGCAAATTCAATATAAATCAGATGCCCCGAAAGTCGTAGATAATTTGGTGGTAGATGGAAGTATTGATGAAAATATAGTTGGTAAACTTAAGGGTTTGATCGATAAGGTTGTTTCTCATTCTGAGCTTGAAGGCCTGTTTGCAGAGGGTAGTATTGTAAAAAATGAACAGGATATTATTCTGTCTGACAATAATATTTTACGCCCCGACAGAGTTGTTATCAACGACAATAAAACAACTGTGATAGATTATAAAACAGGAGTAAGAACAGAGGAGCACGATGTACAGATTAATACCTATGCCGATGCTTTAGAGCAGTTGGGGTACAATGTGGATAAAAAACTCCTTGTTTATTTGAAAGATGACGTAGAGGTTGTGAATGTTTAATAATATAACTTAGATTTGCGCATGCTATTTGATGAAATTATAGGACACGAACGGGTAATAGAGCATTTAAAGAGTTCAGTAGACCGTCAGAAGGTTAGTCATGCACAATTGTTTTCTGGACCGGAAGGGTCAGGAGTATTGCAGGTGGCTTTGGCATACGCACAATATGTGTTATGCTCGCAAAGTCAGAATAAGGAAATATGTGACAAAAAAATTGAAGATTTAAATCACCCTGATTTACATTTTGTATATCCTGTAAATACAACTACTGAGGTTAAGTCGAAGCCTATTTCTAAAGATTTCATTAGTTATTGGAGGGAGTTTATTTCAGAAGACAAATATGCGAATATTCAGGATTGGTACGAAAAGATTGGTATAGAGAAGAAAGCGGGGCGTATTGGGGTTGATGAGGCAGCAGATATTGTGAAAAGTATGACCTTAAAAGCCTATGAAGGTGAGTTTAAGGTTATGATAATCTGGATGCCGGAATTTATGAATACCCAAACGGCTAACAAACTTCTGAAGCTGATCGAGGAACCAACAGGGAAGTCGCTGTTTATTTTTGTTACCGAAGATGATGAAGCAATAATAAAAACTATTTTGTCAAGAACTCAAATAGTATATTTCAAAAGGCTCAGTGATGAAAATGTACAAAATTACCTTGTCGAAAATCTGGAGTTAGAAAGCGATAAAGCTGCAGATATAGC
Coding sequences within:
- a CDS encoding DNA polymerase III subunit delta'; the encoded protein is MLFDEIIGHERVIEHLKSSVDRQKVSHAQLFSGPEGSGVLQVALAYAQYVLCSQSQNKEICDKKIEDLNHPDLHFVYPVNTTTEVKSKPISKDFISYWREFISEDKYANIQDWYEKIGIEKKAGRIGVDEAADIVKSMTLKAYEGEFKVMIIWMPEFMNTQTANKLLKLIEEPTGKSLFIFVTEDDEAIIKTILSRTQIVYFKRLSDENVQNYLVENLELESDKAADIAIRVGGNINKARSLVLEDKDEGRFQELFVDWVRGSFKADIKMLIDWADLMASNGKQFQINFLKYATRVFRQALLENYEAKDLSFLKLEAKGFKFESFIKFVHGQNIFDLINELDLAIFHLERNGNPRIILLDVSVKITRGLHKKYKV
- a CDS encoding UvrD-helicase domain-containing protein, which gives rise to MSSNFTVYNASAGSGKTYTIVKEYLKIVLSSSSPFKYQNILAITFTNKAAGEMKERIFKQLKEIGRAEALKNPSDLLLDLERELQIDRVIISERANNVASRILHDYSKFNISTIDKFTHKLIRTFSFDLDLPINFDVEMDHNSILSDAVDVLISKIGSNENLTNALANFSLRKLRDEKAWDISYSLKEISSELFKEESASEVDELKNYSIEDFVELGKSLRKLEASAIEQLKKTGHNALELISAHDLSDEMFSYKATPKYFNKCSAGKFDIETPKQVNGLFEKGQLYSKAKSKETWASVIDSIFDDLSDYYSSSRKWVEEYGTLVVLIRLILRNIDSITVLNEIDKELEEIKKHNNVLFISEFNKRISKEIKDQPVPYIYERIGEKFQYFFIDEFQDTSVLQWENLIPLIENSIATGGKCVIVGDGKQAIYRWRGGKAEQFINLSQGKVDFPFDISPATLDKNYRSYSQIIDFSNDFFRFTANTFTNVSYEEMYIEGNKQKSNSKSGGYVEIDFIEKNELEDFDDQNNQKIEVVIRDLVDEGYRLSDICILTRNNREGVSISNYLMEQDISVVSKESLLIKNVEQVDFCIQSLKLINSNDDFDARLKAVEYLINSSAIDIASKDRHDIYTEFISLDAFSFFEKLKDYGVTFSLNDFLRLPLYDAVEEFIRVFDIAESASTEIQFFLDFVLNFSSKNNTGINSFLEHWEEKKDKLSLVIPEGLDAVQVMTIHKSKGLEFPIVIFPYANWMTGDRNARTWIPLENAEENFNGIKSALVPLNKELAFTEKGEQIYARHENELKLDNLNLLYVAITRPVQRLYVITYNDKRKKLSEYFSAYLKSSSEYLSGNLITENDKFCFGKKEFAKTEDNAGVKKYELGKLNSYKWTDRVRMSLEAPRFWNIGEITESEYGNLVHYTLSQIQYKSDAPKVVDNLVVDGSIDENIVGKLKGLIDKVVSHSELEGLFAEGSIVKNEQDIILSDNNILRPDRVVINDNKTTVIDYKTGVRTEEHDVQINTYADALEQLGYNVDKKLLVYLKDDVEVVNV